One window of Chloroflexus aggregans DSM 9485 genomic DNA carries:
- a CDS encoding DUF3800 domain-containing protein — translation MNSNITHVGFADESYWNTGRFRSLGMVTLPLDCLQAMESEVRQLLDESQVKEFKWKKLDGAKERFAAEKLCRFAVDKACAGQFRVDVLVWDIEDSRHKIARRDDIANLGRMYYHLFRNVLRARWPNDALWRLCPDEHTAQDWRTLQDYLKNKSTSTEVDCSLFTGGQFRIRLQREFGIQEIQAVSSWAHPLLQLADLFAGLAVFSRDKFDDYQKWLQATSPQVRLFDEGNASDSPSRSSLERFQVLKMFDCLCKQRKLGVSLETKRGLWTPKPENPINFWIYEPQHSEDKAPQKERR, via the coding sequence ATGAACAGCAATATCACCCACGTTGGCTTCGCCGACGAATCATATTGGAATACGGGCCGATTTCGCAGTCTTGGGATGGTGACGCTGCCCTTGGATTGCCTGCAGGCCATGGAAAGCGAAGTGAGACAACTGCTGGACGAGTCGCAGGTTAAGGAATTCAAATGGAAAAAGCTGGATGGAGCCAAAGAGCGATTCGCAGCCGAGAAGCTTTGTAGATTCGCTGTAGATAAGGCATGCGCGGGTCAGTTTCGCGTGGATGTGCTCGTCTGGGACATCGAAGACAGCCGGCATAAGATCGCGAGGAGGGACGACATCGCGAATCTTGGACGCATGTACTACCACTTGTTCCGAAACGTGCTCCGAGCGCGCTGGCCAAATGATGCTCTCTGGAGGCTTTGCCCCGACGAGCATACTGCACAGGATTGGAGAACCCTTCAGGACTACCTCAAGAATAAGAGCACAAGTACTGAAGTGGATTGTTCCCTTTTTACTGGTGGCCAGTTTCGCATCCGGCTGCAGCGGGAGTTCGGCATACAAGAAATCCAAGCAGTATCTTCTTGGGCGCATCCGCTTCTCCAGCTTGCTGATCTGTTTGCAGGTTTGGCCGTATTCTCGCGCGATAAGTTCGACGACTATCAGAAGTGGTTGCAGGCCACTTCACCGCAGGTCCGCCTGTTCGACGAAGGCAACGCTTCAGACAGTCCATCCCGTAGTTCTCTGGAACGTTTTCAAGTCCTAAAAATGTTCGACTGCTTGTGCAAACAGAGAAAACTCGGCGTGAGCTTGGAGACGAAGCGCGGGCTGTGGACGCCCAAACCAGAAAACCCCATCAATTTCTGGATATATGAACCTCAGCATTCGGAGGACAAGGCACCGCAAAAGGAAAGACGATGA
- a CDS encoding restriction endonuclease subunit S, producing MAGEWRKARLGEVVRINPDALGSDWPFSYIKYVDISSVGEGSIVEPPRILRLDEAPSRAKRLVREGDTVLSTVRPGRRSMFFVKEPEPEWVVSTGFAVLRPCREYIEPRYLYACVFDRGLTEFLIKREKGAAYPAVLPEDIADAIIKLPPLPEQRAIAHILGTLDDKIELNRRMSETLEQMAQALFKAWFVDFDPVRAKCRGGFETRPYTDLFPDRLMDSELGKIPEGWDVVTLPKLVEINPGRPLRKGEIAPYLDMANMPTRGHAPDQVAHRPFTSGTRFINGDTLVARITPCLENGKTAFVDFLEEGQVGWGSTEYIVLHPKPPLPEEFGYCLARSDAFREFAIQSMTGTSGRQRVQADSIGHFKLPRPPDSVAVAFGRLVKPLFARSSDAVRESRTLAALRDALLTKLISGELRVKDAEKFLRECGL from the coding sequence ATGGCGGGTGAGTGGCGAAAGGCACGGTTGGGAGAAGTGGTACGTATCAATCCCGATGCCCTTGGGAGCGACTGGCCATTTTCTTACATTAAGTACGTTGATATTTCGAGTGTTGGCGAAGGTTCAATCGTAGAACCCCCGCGGATCCTACGTTTGGATGAAGCGCCAAGCCGAGCAAAGAGACTTGTCCGAGAGGGGGACACGGTTCTTTCAACGGTTCGGCCTGGTAGACGATCAATGTTTTTCGTAAAAGAGCCAGAGCCTGAATGGGTGGTTTCCACCGGCTTTGCTGTTTTGCGACCTTGTAGGGAATACATAGAACCTCGCTACCTCTACGCTTGTGTCTTTGACCGAGGTCTCACTGAATTTCTCATCAAAAGGGAGAAGGGCGCTGCTTATCCGGCGGTCCTGCCAGAAGACATAGCGGATGCGATTATCAAACTCCCTCCCCTCCCCGAACAACGCGCCATCGCCCACATCCTCGGCACGCTGGACGACAAGATCGAGCTGAACCGGCGGATGAGCGAGACGCTGGAGCAGATGGCGCAGGCGCTGTTCAAGGCGTGGTTCGTTGATTTCGATCCCGTGCGCGCCAAATGTAGGGGCGGGTTTGAAACCCGCCCCTACACCGACCTATTCCCCGACCGGCTGATGGACTCTGAACTGGGGAAGATTCCGGAGGGGTGGGATGTAGTCACGCTGCCTAAGCTGGTCGAAATCAACCCGGGCCGTCCGCTACGCAAGGGCGAGATCGCACCCTACTTGGACATGGCGAACATGCCAACACGGGGCCACGCCCCGGACCAAGTGGCCCACCGCCCATTCACCTCGGGGACGCGATTTATCAATGGGGATACCCTGGTCGCTCGGATCACCCCATGTCTTGAAAACGGCAAGACGGCATTCGTGGATTTTCTGGAGGAAGGGCAAGTCGGTTGGGGCTCTACCGAGTACATCGTGCTTCATCCGAAACCGCCTCTCCCTGAAGAGTTCGGTTACTGCCTAGCAAGAAGCGATGCTTTCCGCGAGTTCGCTATTCAAAGCATGACGGGAACAAGCGGTCGGCAGCGCGTACAGGCAGACTCAATAGGCCATTTCAAGTTGCCACGTCCGCCCGATTCGGTCGCAGTAGCGTTTGGGAGACTAGTTAAGCCGCTGTTTGCCCGATCATCGGACGCCGTCCGTGAATCCCGCACCCTCGCCGCCCTGCGCGACGCGCTGCTGACCAAGCTCATCTCCGGCGAGCTGCGGGTGAAGGACGCGGAGAAGTTTCTACGAGAGTGTGGATTATGA
- a CDS encoding ATP-binding protein has protein sequence MSQLSLTLLGTLAITLDGQPVAGIESDKARALLVRLVLEPERAFRREALSALLWPEAAPAQAAQNLRQALYSLRRALGQAFLLTTPQTVQFNAADVTVDALTWRRLWSETQTHRHRRRETCRPCLERLEQAVPLYRGDLLVGFALKDSAEFDDWLTMERERLHVQALEAFTLLANAAERRGDYPAAQEYVRRLLALEPWQEVAHRHLMRLLALDGRRAAALEQFEVCWRVLAEELGLEPTEETRALHARIRAGEPLSAAMPLPPAPPTDLPLQLTSFIGREREVTLLSERLGNPAYRLITLTGPGGVGKTRLALQLAATLAEQFADGVCWISLSDAVTESNLILAIADALHLRLSGAQALRAQLLQALRHDRRDLLLVLDNFEQLLSVGGATLVLDVLRAAPRFTLLVTSRERLNLQAESVLPLEGLGCDLPAPDAPPSEAAQLFVERAGRARMDLSVGAADQATVAEICHLLEGSPLGIELAAAWAGEMSLEGIAEAITATRDFLASTSPDMPDRHRSLRAVFEGSWQLLSPEEQFALMRVSIFRGGFQAEAVQHVAGVSAATLSRLVRKSLLFLDEPCGRYGLHGDIRYYAAEKLAAQPSTAQEVAARHAAYFADLVKRREQALRGRAQQAVQAELEPEWQNVLAAWQWAIAHGDEALLTHLTHGLFAFCEAKSWFREGATLFQPALERMREAARADLAAARLLRRLLGRQAVFCRQLSQYAQAHHLIEEGLALPGLPDDEEHAFLLYQKSWVDFLQARYVQARTWAEASLERYRALGQPVGIGDSLYMLGWTAYELGDFAAAEALCLEARAVCAQADYAWGVQYAIYGLGLVRRAQGDYAAARRCFEENMTFCDAIGYLWGVAQARINLGLVALAQDKVEDAETHFQKSLLIGEQIGNEWVNAQSQKGLSAAALARRDLPTALTLAERSLALYQAMQDRDGMADSLLLLSQIALASGDLPAAHRALTEAEGLIQATENGFRAARALVQRADILLREGETAQARALLEETLRHPDCEASIRAYATAALAHKIKGDCLCESRT, from the coding sequence GTGTCGCAGCTCTCGCTCACTTTATTGGGGACACTGGCGATCACCCTGGATGGCCAGCCCGTCGCCGGCATCGAGTCGGACAAGGCGCGCGCGCTGCTGGTGCGCCTGGTGCTGGAGCCGGAGCGCGCCTTCCGCCGCGAGGCGCTGAGCGCGCTCTTGTGGCCCGAAGCCGCGCCCGCACAGGCTGCCCAGAACCTCCGTCAGGCGCTCTATAGCCTGCGCCGCGCTCTCGGCCAAGCCTTTTTGCTGACGACGCCTCAAACCGTGCAGTTCAACGCCGCCGACGTGACGGTGGACGCGCTGACTTGGCGTCGCCTGTGGAGCGAGACGCAGACGCATCGCCACCGCCGCCGCGAGACCTGCCGTCCCTGCCTGGAACGCCTGGAGCAGGCCGTGCCCCTCTATCGCGGCGACCTGCTGGTCGGCTTCGCGCTCAAGGACAGTGCAGAGTTCGATGACTGGCTGACGATGGAGCGCGAGCGGCTGCACGTACAGGCGCTGGAGGCGTTTACCCTGCTGGCGAACGCTGCCGAACGGCGCGGCGATTACCCTGCCGCGCAGGAGTACGTGCGGCGGCTGCTGGCGCTGGAACCCTGGCAGGAGGTCGCGCATCGGCATCTGATGCGCCTGCTGGCCCTGGACGGTCGGCGCGCGGCGGCGCTGGAGCAGTTTGAGGTGTGCTGGCGCGTCCTGGCCGAAGAGTTGGGCCTGGAGCCGACCGAGGAGACCCGCGCCCTCCACGCGCGCATCCGCGCCGGCGAGCCGCTTTCCGCCGCGATGCCGCTTCCCCCCGCGCCGCCCACCGATTTGCCGCTGCAACTCACCTCGTTCATCGGCCGCGAGCGCGAGGTGACGCTGTTGAGCGAACGCCTGGGCAACCCCGCCTATCGCCTCATCACCCTCACCGGGCCGGGCGGGGTGGGAAAGACGCGCCTGGCGCTGCAACTCGCGGCGACCCTCGCGGAACAGTTTGCCGATGGCGTCTGTTGGATCTCGCTGAGCGACGCCGTCACCGAAAGCAACCTGATTCTGGCGATTGCCGACGCGCTGCACCTGCGCCTTTCCGGTGCGCAAGCCCTGCGCGCGCAACTCTTGCAGGCGCTGCGTCACGACCGGCGCGACCTGCTGCTGGTGCTGGACAATTTCGAGCAACTGCTGTCCGTTGGCGGCGCGACGCTGGTGCTGGACGTGCTGCGCGCCGCCCCGCGCTTCACCCTGCTGGTCACCTCGCGCGAGCGGCTGAATCTGCAGGCCGAGTCGGTGCTCCCGCTGGAAGGCCTGGGCTGCGATCTGCCTGCTCCTGACGCGCCGCCCTCTGAAGCCGCGCAGTTGTTCGTCGAGCGCGCCGGACGTGCCCGAATGGACCTGAGCGTGGGCGCGGCAGACCAGGCGACGGTCGCGGAGATTTGTCATCTGCTGGAAGGCTCGCCGCTGGGCATCGAGCTGGCCGCCGCCTGGGCCGGTGAAATGTCGCTGGAAGGCATCGCTGAAGCCATCACCGCCACGCGCGATTTCCTCGCCTCCACCAGTCCCGACATGCCCGACCGTCACCGTAGCCTGCGCGCAGTCTTTGAAGGCTCCTGGCAATTGCTTTCTCCGGAAGAGCAGTTCGCGCTGATGCGGGTTTCCATCTTTCGCGGCGGCTTTCAGGCCGAGGCCGTGCAGCACGTCGCCGGGGTGAGCGCGGCAACGCTCAGCCGTCTGGTGCGCAAATCGTTGCTCTTCCTGGATGAGCCGTGCGGTCGTTACGGACTGCACGGCGACATCCGCTACTATGCGGCGGAGAAGCTGGCCGCGCAGCCGTCCACCGCGCAGGAAGTGGCCGCGCGTCACGCCGCGTATTTTGCTGACCTGGTGAAGCGACGAGAACAGGCCCTGCGCGGACGCGCGCAGCAGGCGGTGCAGGCCGAGCTGGAACCCGAATGGCAGAACGTGCTCGCCGCTTGGCAATGGGCCATCGCCCACGGCGACGAGGCGCTGCTCACCCACCTGACGCACGGGCTGTTTGCCTTCTGCGAAGCCAAATCCTGGTTCCGCGAAGGTGCGACCCTCTTCCAGCCCGCTTTAGAGCGGATGCGGGAAGCGGCCCGCGCCGACCTGGCTGCAGCGCGCCTCCTCCGCCGCCTGTTGGGACGGCAGGCTGTCTTTTGCCGACAACTCTCGCAGTACGCGCAAGCGCATCACCTGATTGAAGAGGGCCTGGCTCTGCCGGGCCTGCCTGACGATGAGGAGCACGCTTTCCTGCTGTATCAAAAGTCCTGGGTGGACTTTTTGCAGGCGCGGTACGTGCAGGCGCGCACGTGGGCCGAGGCGAGCCTGGAGCGTTACCGCGCGCTGGGGCAGCCGGTGGGCATCGGCGATAGCCTCTATATGCTCGGCTGGACGGCCTACGAGTTGGGGGATTTTGCCGCCGCCGAGGCGCTCTGCCTGGAGGCGCGGGCGGTATGCGCGCAGGCCGATTATGCCTGGGGAGTGCAGTACGCCATCTATGGGCTGGGGCTGGTGCGACGCGCGCAGGGGGACTATGCTGCCGCCCGCCGCTGTTTCGAGGAGAACATGACGTTTTGCGACGCCATCGGCTACCTGTGGGGCGTGGCACAGGCGCGCATCAATCTGGGGCTGGTGGCGCTGGCCCAGGATAAAGTGGAAGATGCCGAAACGCACTTTCAGAAAAGTCTGCTCATCGGTGAGCAAATCGGCAATGAATGGGTCAACGCGCAGAGTCAGAAAGGCCTGAGCGCAGCGGCTTTGGCGCGCCGCGACCTGCCCACCGCGCTGACCTTGGCGGAGCGCAGCCTGGCGCTCTATCAAGCGATGCAGGATCGGGATGGGATGGCGGATAGCCTGCTGCTGCTGAGCCAGATCGCGCTGGCAAGCGGTGATCTCCCCGCCGCCCACCGCGCCCTGACGGAAGCCGAGGGGTTGATCCAGGCTACGGAAAACGGCTTCCGCGCCGCCAGAGCGCTGGTGCAGCGGGCGGACATCCTGCTGCGGGAAGGGGAAACTGCGCAGGCGCGGGCGCTGCTGGAGGAAACGCTGCGCCATCCGGACTGCGAGGCGTCCATCCGTGCGTACGCCACGGCGGCGCTGGCGCACAAAATCAAAGGGGACTGTCTATGCGAATCACGTACATAG
- the larC gene encoding nickel insertion protein has translation MRITYIDLVSGASGDMLLGALVDVGLPFDQLQHALDALHLPGCHLTQERVMRGAFAPPK, from the coding sequence ATGCGAATCACGTACATAGATTTGGTCTCGGGCGCCAGCGGCGACATGCTGCTAGGCGCGTTGGTGGATGTCGGTTTGCCGTTCGACCAGTTGCAACATGCACTCGACGCACTGCACTTGCCCGGCTGCCATCTGACGCAAGAACGGGTGATGCGCGGAGCCTTTGCCCCACCAAAGTAG
- a CDS encoding restriction endonuclease subunit S domain-containing protein encodes MSISELSKATVEFAALRDALLPKLISGELRVRDAERFLKERGL; translated from the coding sequence ATGAGCATTTCAGAATTGAGCAAAGCAACCGTTGAATTCGCCGCCCTGCGCGATGCGCTGCTGCCCAAGCTCATCTCCGGCGAGCTGCGGGTGAGGGATGCGGAACGGTTTTTGAAGGAGCGGGGGCTATGA
- a CDS encoding HepT-like ribonuclease domain-containing protein: protein MRDPKERLRAILDAISRIGRYAARGQAAFEQEERIQTEVVYHMQLIGEAAVRLGNAVHESHPEIPWAQIVAMRNVVVHEYFGVDLQEVWRTVERDLPVLKQQVEALVKRLEEQGYGG, encoded by the coding sequence ATGAGGGATCCGAAGGAGCGCCTCCGAGCCATCCTCGATGCCATCTCCCGGATCGGGCGCTATGCCGCCCGGGGTCAAGCGGCGTTTGAACAGGAAGAACGGATCCAGACCGAGGTCGTATACCACATGCAGCTCATCGGCGAGGCGGCCGTCCGGCTCGGCAACGCCGTTCATGAGTCTCACCCTGAGATACCCTGGGCGCAGATTGTCGCCATGCGGAATGTGGTCGTTCACGAGTATTTCGGGGTGGACTTGCAGGAAGTCTGGAGGACGGTGGAAAGAGACCTCCCCGTGCTAAAACAGCAGGTCGAGGCGCTTGTGAAACGGTTGGAGGAGCAAGGCTATGGCGGGTGA
- a CDS encoding type I restriction endonuclease, with amino-acid sequence MTRPADADLIQRNRTLHRRMVDGVTVEYRRPGGSIAGAQARVLDVDAPENNDWPAVNQFTVSENRHTRRADIVLFVNGLPLAIIELKNPTDENATIWAAWQQLQPYQAEIASLFATNAVLVISDGVQARVGTLTAGREWFKPWRTISGEAPADAHMPALQVVTEGLLDLVRDFIVFEDDGSGRIVKKMAGYHQFHAVQVAVVETLRAAEPARTDRVAEASGRYEAGHTPGGRPGDRRIGVVRHTQGSDKSLTMVFYAGRIVREPAMENPTVVVLTDRNDLDDRLFGTFARCKDLLRQPPVQAESRRRGRRRSVHDHPQVFP; translated from the coding sequence CTGACCCGTCCCGCGGACGCCGACCTGATCCAGCGCAACCGCACGCTGCACCGGCGGATGGTGGACGGCGTGACGGTAGAGTACCGCCGCCCAGGCGGTTCTATCGCCGGGGCGCAGGCGCGAGTCCTTGACGTCGACGCCCCCGAGAACAACGACTGGCCGGCGGTGAACCAGTTCACCGTCAGCGAGAACCGCCACACCCGGCGGGCCGACATCGTGCTGTTCGTGAATGGCCTGCCGCTCGCCATCATCGAGCTGAAGAACCCCACCGATGAGAATGCCACAATCTGGGCGGCCTGGCAGCAACTCCAACCCTACCAGGCCGAGATTGCCTCTCTCTTTGCCACCAACGCGGTGCTGGTGATCTCCGACGGCGTGCAGGCGCGCGTCGGGACGCTCACGGCGGGGCGGGAGTGGTTCAAGCCGTGGCGCACGATCTCCGGCGAGGCGCCGGCCGACGCGCACATGCCTGCATTGCAGGTGGTGACCGAGGGCCTCCTCGACCTGGTGCGCGACTTCATCGTCTTTGAGGACGACGGCAGCGGACGTATCGTCAAGAAGATGGCGGGCTACCACCAGTTCCACGCGGTGCAGGTGGCGGTGGTCGAGACCCTGCGCGCGGCGGAGCCGGCCCGGACCGACCGTGTGGCGGAGGCCAGCGGTCGCTACGAGGCGGGCCACACGCCCGGCGGCAGGCCGGGCGATCGGCGCATTGGCGTGGTCCGGCACACGCAGGGCTCGGACAAGAGCCTGACGATGGTCTTCTACGCGGGCCGTATCGTCCGCGAACCGGCGATGGAGAACCCGACGGTCGTGGTGCTGACCGACCGCAACGACCTCGACGATCGGCTCTTCGGCACCTTCGCGCGCTGCAAGGACCTGCTGCGTCAGCCGCCGGTGCAGGCCGAGAGCCGCCGTCGCGGCAGGCGGCGTAGTGTTCACGACCATCCACAAGTTTTTCCCTGA
- a CDS encoding IS110 family RNA-guided transposase, translating to MNNLDALAVVHPNAAGLDIGSHEIWAAIRPDHPGETVRRFATFTPDLEGLADWLLACGVDTVAMESTGVYWIPAFEVLEQRGIECFLVNARSVRHVPGRKSDVQDCQWLQKLHSLGLLSASFRPDAEMRSLRTLLRHRAQLIQHRAPHILHMQKALQQMNLHAPRHGGYHRRDRPQDRARHRRRRARPAHPGPPSSPLLQVLRGDHRQGPHRPLAGGAALRPTAVPRAVRLDTSKTKNKPADSTRAELFRITGVDLVAVDGISASLAQTILSEIGTDMSRFPSGGPSTQGRPTRLRAHPEGCAGPELAGSPARLALTRASNSDGRAFRVV from the coding sequence ATGAACAACTTGGACGCTCTGGCAGTCGTCCACCCCAACGCGGCCGGCCTCGACATCGGCAGCCACGAAATCTGGGCCGCCATCCGCCCAGACCACCCCGGCGAGACGGTGCGCCGTTTCGCCACCTTCACCCCCGACCTGGAAGGCCTCGCCGATTGGCTGCTCGCCTGCGGCGTGGACACCGTCGCTATGGAATCCACCGGCGTCTACTGGATTCCGGCCTTCGAGGTACTCGAACAGCGCGGCATCGAGTGCTTCCTGGTCAACGCACGCTCCGTCAGGCACGTCCCTGGCCGCAAGTCGGATGTGCAGGATTGTCAGTGGCTGCAAAAGCTCCACTCGTTGGGGTTGCTCTCCGCCTCCTTCCGCCCTGACGCCGAGATGCGTTCCCTCCGCACACTCTTGCGCCACCGCGCGCAGCTCATCCAGCATCGCGCGCCGCACATCCTGCATATGCAGAAGGCGTTGCAGCAGATGAACCTCCATGCACCACGTCATGGCGGATATCACCGGCGAGACCGGCCTCAAGATCGTGCGCGCCATCGTCGCCGGCGAGCGCGACCCGCTCACCCTGGCCCGCCTTCGTCACCCCTCCTGCAAGTCCTCCGAGGAGACCATCGCCAAGGCCCTCACCGGCCATTGGCAGGAGGAGCAGCTCTTCGTCCTACAGCAGTCCCTCGAGCTGTACGCCTTGACACCTCCAAGACGAAGAACAAGCCTGCCGATTCCACCCGCGCCGAGCTCTTCCGCATCACCGGCGTTGACCTCGTCGCCGTGGACGGCATCAGTGCCAGTCTCGCCCAGACCATCCTCTCCGAGATCGGCACCGATATGTCTCGCTTCCCCTCTGGCGGCCCTTCAACGCAAGGCCGCCCAACTCGGCTTCGAGCTCACCCCGAAGGCTGCGCCGGGCCAGAGTTAGCCGGTTCGCCTGCCCGACTTGCGCTTACGCGAGCGTCCAATTCGGACGGTCGCGCATTTCGCGTTGTGTGA
- a CDS encoding transposase yields the protein MDAFVVMPNHVHGIVVIVGAGLKPAPTTTRHGLPEIVRQFKTFSARRINEMRGTPGVSVWQRNDDEHIIRNEESLNCIREYIANNPLKWQLERENLGIAGGGF from the coding sequence ATGGACGCGTTCGTTGTGATGCCGAACCATGTGCATGGGATCGTTGTCATCGTAGGGGCGGGTTTGAAACCCGCCCCTACGACGACCCGCCACGGCCTGCCCGAAATCGTCCGGCAATTCAAAACATTTTCTGCGCGTCGAATAAACGAAATGCGCGGCACACCTGGCGTTTCGGTTTGGCAACGCAATGACGACGAACATATCATCCGCAACGAGGAATCACTAAACTGCATCCGCGAATACATCGCAAACAACCCGCTAAAATGGCAATTGGAGCGGGAAAATCTGGGCATTGCAGGAGGCGGGTTCTGA
- a CDS encoding nucleotidyltransferase family protein — protein MTLEELLRVKREEILRVCAKYGARNVRVFGSVARGEADEQSDLDLIVDFEPGRSLLDHAGLWLELQELVGVKVDVVSSRGIRPRIRERVLKEAVPL, from the coding sequence ATGACGCTTGAGGAGCTGTTGCGCGTCAAACGCGAGGAAATCCTGAGGGTGTGCGCCAAGTATGGGGCCCGCAATGTGCGGGTCTTCGGCTCCGTCGCCCGCGGGGAGGCAGACGAACAAAGCGACCTTGACCTCATCGTTGACTTCGAGCCCGGCCGCAGTCTGCTGGACCATGCCGGGCTTTGGCTGGAGCTGCAGGAGCTGGTGGGGGTGAAGGTGGACGTGGTGAGCAGCCGCGGCATTAGGCCCAGGATTCGAGAGCGTGTGCTCAAGGAGGCTGTGCCGCTATGA
- a CDS encoding REP-associated tyrosine transposase, protein MAAFYRRNLPHIHPSHAAFFITFRLAGSLPPEVIERLREEFQAEERRLQQTLSGAALLSERYKIQKKFFGRYDAWLDQMAHGPTWLRQPEIAQLVADEIRRLDGAHYDLWAYCIMPNHVHLLVNMARFGDVDTRGHPSALSRALHLLKGRTARYANRLLGRSGKFWQDESYDHVVRDEAELQRILQYIVNNPVKAGLVADWQDWPYTFVAVAQD, encoded by the coding sequence ATGGCTGCTTTTTACCGCCGCAATCTGCCGCACATCCATCCCAGCCATGCGGCCTTCTTCATCACCTTTCGGCTGGCGGGTTCGCTGCCGCCGGAGGTCATTGAACGCTTGCGGGAGGAATTCCAGGCAGAGGAACGGCGGTTGCAACAAACCCTGAGCGGCGCGGCACTGCTGAGCGAACGGTACAAAATCCAAAAGAAATTCTTTGGACGCTACGATGCATGGCTGGATCAAATGGCGCACGGCCCGACCTGGCTGCGTCAGCCGGAAATTGCCCAACTCGTTGCGGACGAGATTCGGCGTCTGGATGGCGCGCACTATGACCTGTGGGCCTATTGCATCATGCCCAACCACGTTCACCTGCTAGTGAATATGGCACGTTTTGGTGACGTTGATACCAGAGGGCATCCTTCCGCACTGAGCCGGGCCTTGCATCTACTCAAAGGACGCACGGCGCGCTACGCCAACCGCTTGCTGGGGCGAAGTGGAAAATTTTGGCAGGACGAAAGTTACGATCACGTCGTTCGTGATGAGGCGGAATTGCAACGCATTCTCCAGTACATCGTCAACAATCCCGTTAAGGCAGGTCTTGTTGCCGATTGGCAAGACTGGCCCTATACGTTTGTAGCCGTAGCACAGGATTAA